The following proteins are co-located in the Barnesiella propionica genome:
- the mltG gene encoding endolytic transglycosylase MltG, which yields MNKQNSRHTGKSRGIIIIIIVVMLLGITGWTGITFFFLSAVPESFMVYITPQTTTSQLTEALSIQTGENNAKKIITLASVLGFDSTERTGAYKLSGGMSVYKAASKLSRGSQTPVRFTFNNIRTKEQFADRVSKSLHISKDELLTMLNNDSICNSYGFTSETIPALFIPDTYEFYWTVTPNKFIEKMKQAYDRYWNQERTQKARSIGLTPVETAVIASIVEEETNKKDEMEDVAGLYINRLKQRMKLQADPTVKFALQDFGLRRILKEHTMTPSPYNTYYVNGLPPGPIRFASKTGLDAVLNHKQHNYLYMCAKEDFSGYHNFATTLPEHQRNAVRYHKALAKRNIYK from the coding sequence ATGAATAAACAAAATTCTCGACATACGGGAAAAAGCAGGGGCATCATAATTATCATTATTGTTGTCATGTTGCTAGGAATAACAGGATGGACAGGTATTACCTTTTTCTTTTTGTCCGCCGTGCCAGAATCGTTCATGGTATATATAACTCCTCAAACTACGACGTCACAACTGACAGAGGCACTCTCTATCCAAACCGGAGAAAATAATGCCAAAAAAATAATAACTCTTGCCTCTGTTCTCGGATTCGACAGCACAGAGAGAACCGGAGCCTATAAACTTTCGGGAGGAATGAGCGTATACAAGGCCGCATCAAAATTATCCCGAGGCTCGCAAACTCCTGTACGATTTACTTTTAACAATATAAGGACCAAAGAACAATTTGCCGACCGGGTAAGCAAATCTTTGCATATATCTAAAGATGAGCTACTTACAATGCTTAACAACGACTCTATATGCAACAGTTACGGTTTTACATCCGAAACTATTCCGGCTTTGTTTATTCCCGACACGTATGAATTCTACTGGACAGTAACTCCTAATAAATTCATAGAAAAAATGAAACAAGCTTACGATCGTTACTGGAATCAAGAACGTACCCAAAAAGCCAGATCCATAGGACTGACACCTGTAGAAACTGCCGTGATTGCATCGATTGTAGAAGAAGAAACGAATAAAAAAGACGAAATGGAGGATGTCGCCGGATTATATATTAACCGGTTGAAACAAAGGATGAAACTACAAGCCGATCCCACCGTCAAATTCGCTTTACAAGACTTCGGATTACGCCGTATTCTAAAAGAGCACACGATGACCCCATCACCATACAACACTTATTATGTAAACGGACTGCCTCCGGGACCTATACGCTTTGCCTCTAAGACAGGACTCGACGCTGTCTTAAATCATAAGCAGCACAATTATTTATATATGTGCGCAAAAGAAGATTTTTCGGGTTATCATAATTTTGCCACTACTTTACCAGAACATCAGCGAAATGCTGTCCGGTATCACAAGGCTCTGGCTAAAAGAAATATCTATAAGTGA
- a CDS encoding copper resistance protein NlpE codes for MKKLKGLWMLPLILFVFASCGNTKSSKGDEMKADSIAADSLSEINYIGVYEGTLPAADGPGIMTTLVVNPDSTFTLTSVYIDKKDGKFVEAGYYSVSDSIMTLGLKNGSKTYYQIEEGRVRMLDQNMKPITGELENNYVLEQITIAVDTTAKVKK; via the coding sequence ATGAAAAAATTGAAAGGTTTGTGGATGCTGCCCCTGATATTGTTTGTTTTTGCAAGTTGCGGCAATACGAAAAGCAGTAAAGGAGATGAAATGAAAGCGGATTCGATCGCTGCCGATTCGTTGTCGGAAATCAATTATATAGGTGTGTATGAAGGTACTTTACCTGCTGCCGACGGTCCCGGTATTATGACGACGTTGGTAGTTAATCCCGATTCTACATTTACTCTTACATCGGTATATATAGATAAAAAAGACGGTAAATTCGTAGAAGCCGGCTATTATTCCGTGTCGGATAGTATTATGACACTGGGTTTGAAGAATGGAAGTAAAACATATTATCAGATTGAAGAAGGCCGCGTGCGTATGTTGGATCAGAATATGAAACCTATCACGGGTGAATTAGAAAATAATTATGTTTTGGAACAGATAACAATTGCAGTAGATACGACAGCGAAAGTTAAAAAATAA
- a CDS encoding (4Fe-4S)-binding protein, producing MKDIIEYTNEEITILWKPSLCKHTGICVKTLPQVYNPRERPWIKMDNATTEQLIGQIKKCPSGALSYKLLK from the coding sequence ATGAAAGATATTATTGAATATACAAACGAGGAAATAACGATTCTCTGGAAACCATCGTTATGCAAGCATACGGGTATATGTGTAAAAACATTGCCACAAGTCTATAATCCCCGCGAAAGACCGTGGATAAAAATGGATAATGCGACGACCGAACAGTTAATCGGACAAATCAAAAAATGTCCCTCAGGTGCATTAAGCTACAAATTACTGAAATAA
- a CDS encoding MFS transporter, which produces MNTFIKSARVLSDGQLPKSGTIYPVLFMISISHLLNDMMQSLIPAVYPLLKEKFGFTFAQIGIITLVFQMTSSILQPFIGRLADRRPKPYSLAIGMCFTLVGLLTLSVASGFVPILVAVGLIGWGSSVFHPESSRVAQCASGGRKGLAQSIFQVGGNAGSAVGPLLAALIIIPFGQSAIGWFALVAVLAVLILVKIGNWYKRQLILATGKSAVSSEAVHGLTRRKIHTALFILAVLVFSKYFYLACMSNYFTFFLIDKFGISVQSSQYCLFAFLAASAVGTVVGGPLGDRFGRKYVIWGSILGAAPFTLMLPYTNLVCTILLAIIIGLIISSAFSAILVYATDLMPGKVGMIAGVFFGLMFGLGGIGSAFFGWLADRTSIEFIFQISTLLPLLGIITGLLPNIESKREVLNK; this is translated from the coding sequence ATGAATACTTTTATAAAGTCTGCCCGCGTTCTGTCCGACGGCCAACTGCCAAAATCCGGTACGATATATCCGGTTTTGTTCATGATCAGTATTTCTCATTTGTTAAATGACATGATGCAGTCTTTAATTCCGGCCGTATATCCTCTCCTGAAGGAAAAATTCGGGTTTACTTTTGCTCAGATAGGTATAATCACTCTGGTTTTTCAGATGACTTCTTCTATCTTGCAACCTTTCATAGGCCGGTTGGCCGATCGTCGCCCGAAGCCCTATTCGCTGGCTATAGGGATGTGTTTTACTCTGGTCGGGTTGCTTACGCTTTCCGTGGCTTCCGGTTTTGTTCCCATACTGGTAGCGGTGGGCTTGATCGGCTGGGGATCCTCCGTATTTCATCCCGAATCTTCACGGGTTGCTCAGTGTGCTTCGGGCGGCCGGAAAGGATTAGCCCAGTCTATATTTCAGGTAGGCGGTAATGCAGGTAGTGCAGTAGGGCCTCTTTTGGCTGCGCTTATTATAATTCCTTTCGGACAGAGTGCTATCGGCTGGTTTGCACTGGTCGCCGTATTGGCTGTTCTCATCCTTGTAAAAATAGGAAACTGGTATAAACGGCAGCTGATCCTTGCAACGGGTAAATCGGCAGTTTCATCGGAGGCGGTACACGGATTAACCAGGAGAAAGATACATACGGCATTGTTTATTCTGGCGGTACTGGTATTCTCGAAATATTTCTATCTTGCTTGTATGAGCAATTATTTTACTTTTTTCCTGATAGATAAGTTCGGTATATCGGTACAAAGTTCTCAATACTGCCTTTTCGCCTTTCTGGCTGCATCGGCAGTGGGTACTGTCGTGGGCGGTCCTCTGGGAGATCGTTTTGGGCGAAAATATGTGATATGGGGTTCTATTTTAGGTGCGGCACCTTTTACTTTGATGCTTCCCTATACAAATCTGGTTTGTACTATTTTGCTGGCTATTATTATAGGCCTTATCATTTCATCGGCTTTTTCTGCTATTCTGGTATATGCAACCGACCTGATGCCGGGAAAGGTCGGAATGATTGCAGGTGTTTTTTTCGGACTTATGTTCGGCTTGGGAGGAATAGGTTCTGCTTTTTTCGGGTGGCTGGCCGACAGGACGAGTATCGAATTTATTTTTCAGATCAGTACCCTCCTGCCTTTATTGGGAATAATCACAGGTCTTTTACCCAATATTGAAAGTAAAAGAGAAGTATTAAATAAATGA
- a CDS encoding malate dehydrogenase: MGFLTNEKLTIVGAAGMIGSNMAQTALMMKLTPNVCLYDPYGPALEGVAEELLQCGFENVNITYSTDIKEALTGAGYIVSSGGAARKAGMTREDLLKGNAQIAEQFGKDIRLYCPEVKHVVVVFNPADITGLITLLYSGLKPAQVSTLAALDSTRLQNELVKYFRVPASEIKNCRTYGGHGEQMAVFASTTDVNGVALDKLIGSDKLSEKDWNDLKQRVIQGGKHIIDLRGRSSFQSPAYLSIEMIAAAMGGTPFRWPAGVYVSSGKFNHIMMAMETSITKDGVHYREVEGTLQEEKELENSYNHLCKLRDEVIAMGIIPPIDKWHDLNPNIK, encoded by the coding sequence ATGGGATTCCTGACAAATGAGAAATTAACTATTGTAGGTGCAGCCGGAATGATAGGTTCCAATATGGCACAAACCGCTTTGATGATGAAACTTACGCCTAATGTATGCCTTTACGACCCATATGGCCCGGCTCTGGAAGGAGTGGCCGAAGAATTGTTGCAATGTGGGTTTGAGAATGTGAACATAACTTACTCTACGGATATAAAAGAAGCACTTACGGGAGCCGGATATATTGTATCGTCCGGTGGAGCCGCCCGAAAAGCAGGGATGACAAGAGAAGATTTGCTGAAAGGAAATGCACAGATAGCAGAACAGTTTGGGAAAGATATTCGTTTATATTGTCCTGAAGTAAAACATGTAGTAGTCGTATTTAATCCGGCGGATATTACAGGTCTTATTACCTTGCTTTATTCGGGATTGAAACCGGCACAGGTTTCAACTCTCGCAGCTTTGGACAGCACCCGGTTGCAGAATGAACTGGTAAAGTATTTTCGTGTTCCGGCTTCTGAAATAAAGAATTGCCGTACTTATGGCGGGCATGGAGAACAAATGGCCGTATTTGCCTCTACTACGGATGTGAACGGAGTAGCTCTGGACAAATTGATCGGTAGTGATAAGTTGTCTGAAAAAGACTGGAATGACTTAAAACAACGGGTTATCCAGGGAGGCAAACATATTATCGATTTGCGAGGACGTTCTTCTTTTCAGAGTCCTGCTTATCTTTCTATCGAAATGATTGCGGCAGCTATGGGAGGAACACCGTTCCGCTGGCCTGCCGGAGTGTATGTATCATCAGGAAAATTTAATCATATTATGATGGCCATGGAGACCTCTATTACGAAAGATGGAGTACATTACCGGGAAGTAGAAGGCACATTGCAAGAAGAAAAAGAGTTGGAAAACAGTTATAACCATTTGTGTAAATTGAGGGATGAAGTGATAGCGATGGGTATAATTCCACCGATTGATAAATGGCATGATCTGAACCCCAATATTAAATAA
- a CDS encoding MalY/PatB family protein: MNIIYNFDEQIDRHHTGALKTDVLQERYGRTDLLPLWVADMDFATPSFILDAMRKRLRHPILGYTVTEDGYWESIIDWMEYRHGWKVERDWLSYVPGIVTGIGMVLQVFSEDGDKVIIQSPVYHPFRLVPEMNGREVVRNPLINQGDHYEMDFEKLESVIDERCKILILCNPHNPGGRVWNQDELVRLADICARHHILVISDEIHSDMALFGHKHIPFASVSEMAAQNSITFAAPTKTFNMAGIISSFSIIENEDIRSKFYGWMSANEFNAPSIFALVATQSAYKEGHAWLEQMLSYVEQNILFVERYLHDYIPRIKMMRPQASFLVWLDCRELNLPEDGLSAFFVDKVRLALNNGVMFGPQGKGYMRMNVGTPRVNLEVAMERLRNAVDSIG, encoded by the coding sequence ATGAATATTATATATAATTTCGACGAACAGATCGATCGTCATCACACGGGAGCTTTAAAAACGGATGTCCTGCAGGAACGTTATGGCCGTACCGATTTGTTGCCATTGTGGGTAGCTGATATGGATTTCGCAACACCTTCTTTCATTCTGGATGCTATGCGGAAAAGGTTACGTCACCCCATATTGGGATACACGGTTACCGAAGATGGCTATTGGGAGTCGATAATCGATTGGATGGAATATAGACATGGCTGGAAAGTAGAGCGGGACTGGTTGTCTTATGTACCTGGTATCGTGACAGGAATAGGTATGGTTTTGCAGGTATTCAGTGAAGACGGTGATAAAGTGATTATTCAGAGTCCCGTTTATCATCCGTTTCGGTTGGTCCCTGAAATGAACGGACGGGAAGTTGTCCGTAATCCTTTGATAAATCAGGGTGACCATTATGAAATGGATTTTGAAAAGCTGGAAAGTGTAATTGACGAACGTTGCAAGATACTGATTTTATGTAATCCGCATAATCCGGGAGGGAGAGTCTGGAACCAGGATGAACTGGTGCGTTTAGCCGATATTTGTGCCCGTCATCATATTCTGGTCATATCGGATGAAATACATTCCGATATGGCGTTGTTCGGCCATAAACATATTCCGTTTGCTTCCGTTTCGGAAATGGCCGCGCAAAACAGTATTACATTTGCAGCTCCCACCAAAACATTCAATATGGCAGGGATTATAAGCTCATTCTCTATTATTGAGAATGAGGATATTCGCAGTAAGTTTTACGGATGGATGTCGGCTAATGAATTTAATGCCCCTTCGATATTCGCGTTAGTTGCTACCCAGTCTGCTTATAAGGAAGGACATGCATGGCTGGAACAGATGCTTTCTTATGTGGAACAGAACATTCTTTTCGTAGAACGATATTTGCACGATTATATTCCCCGTATTAAGATGATGAGGCCTCAGGCTTCGTTTCTGGTGTGGCTTGATTGCAGGGAACTGAATCTACCCGAAGACGGTTTATCTGCTTTTTTTGTGGATAAAGTTCGTTTGGCGTTAAATAATGGTGTTATGTTCGGTCCCCAGGGAAAGGGATATATGCGTATGAACGTAGGTACTCCGCGCGTTAACCTGGAGGTGGCGATGGAACGGTTGAGAAATGCCGTAGACTCTATAGGATAA
- a CDS encoding glycoside hydrolase family 9 protein — protein MKKITFVLFFILFYSIYCLAENQIRVNQIGYLTHSPKNAVWISREPAKENRFHIIDEQNEKIIYTGIFNTEKQKRSPLFAGRIDFSSLKKAGRYHIQIGNISSPSFSIGNDIYAGAADIPLQYMRQQRCGYNPFLKDSCHQHDGFIIYHPTRTGEHIDVRGGWHDASDYLQYVTTSANATYQMLLAYQLFPDAFGDEYQANGTPGKNGIPDILDEARWGLEWLIKMNPDDSTFFNQIADDRDHTQFKLPQNDSIDYGWGAGKGRPVYFCTGKKQGLMQYQNRTTGLASTVGKYASAFSLGADVMEPYAPDFSRYLLKKARNAFEAGVASPGVCQTAPCRAPYLYDEDNWCDDMELAAAQLYAVTQEKRYRDAAVYYGRMEPVTPWMGADSARHYQWYPFLNIGHFQLAVHDNGDIREEFIRNIRSGLQRIKEKSESAPYGKTFGVGIPFIWCSNNLITAALTQCLLYRTLTGNTDFYEMECDLLNWIFGCNPWGKSMIVGFPGHGDTPRFTHSALIPEGMIPTGGIVDGPVYTSIFNSLRGVKLNNEDTYSSFQSDYIVYHDDMADYSTNEPTMDGTAALCIYLGYLSQPRK, from the coding sequence ATGAAAAAGATTACTTTTGTTTTATTCTTTATTCTATTTTACAGCATTTACTGTCTTGCCGAGAACCAAATACGGGTTAATCAAATCGGATATCTCACCCACAGCCCCAAAAATGCGGTATGGATATCCCGGGAGCCGGCGAAAGAGAACCGTTTCCATATTATTGACGAGCAAAACGAAAAAATTATATATACAGGGATTTTTAATACTGAAAAGCAAAAAAGATCTCCTCTTTTTGCGGGACGTATAGATTTTTCATCTTTAAAAAAGGCTGGAAGATACCATATACAAATCGGCAACATATCATCACCCTCTTTTTCTATAGGAAACGATATATATGCAGGAGCAGCGGATATTCCCTTACAATATATGCGGCAACAGCGATGCGGCTACAATCCATTCCTAAAAGATTCTTGTCATCAGCACGACGGATTTATCATATATCATCCTACACGCACCGGAGAACATATAGATGTACGGGGCGGATGGCACGACGCTTCAGATTACTTGCAGTATGTCACGACCTCGGCAAACGCAACTTATCAAATGCTTCTGGCATATCAGCTGTTTCCCGATGCTTTCGGAGACGAATATCAGGCAAACGGAACACCCGGAAAAAACGGGATTCCGGATATTTTGGACGAGGCCAGGTGGGGATTGGAATGGTTAATAAAAATGAATCCTGACGACAGTACTTTTTTTAACCAAATAGCAGATGACAGGGACCATACCCAGTTCAAACTTCCGCAAAACGACAGCATCGACTACGGGTGGGGAGCCGGAAAAGGACGTCCGGTATATTTCTGCACCGGTAAAAAACAGGGACTTATGCAGTATCAGAACCGAACCACGGGACTGGCATCCACTGTCGGCAAATATGCCTCTGCTTTCTCACTGGGAGCAGATGTAATGGAACCATACGCCCCCGATTTTTCAAGATATCTTCTGAAAAAAGCCCGTAATGCTTTCGAAGCAGGCGTCGCGTCTCCAGGCGTATGTCAGACGGCACCCTGCCGGGCTCCCTACCTGTATGACGAAGATAACTGGTGCGACGATATGGAACTGGCCGCCGCACAACTCTATGCCGTTACACAGGAAAAACGATATCGGGATGCTGCCGTATATTATGGCCGCATGGAACCCGTTACCCCTTGGATGGGTGCCGATTCGGCCCGTCATTACCAATGGTATCCGTTCCTGAATATAGGACACTTTCAACTGGCGGTACATGACAACGGCGATATAAGAGAGGAATTTATACGTAATATACGTTCCGGGTTACAAAGGATAAAAGAAAAAAGTGAAAGCGCCCCTTATGGTAAAACGTTCGGCGTAGGCATACCTTTTATCTGGTGTTCCAACAACCTGATAACCGCAGCGCTTACACAATGCCTTCTCTACCGGACTCTTACCGGAAACACCGATTTTTACGAAATGGAATGCGACCTGCTTAACTGGATATTCGGTTGCAATCCATGGGGAAAAAGTATGATCGTAGGGTTCCCGGGGCATGGCGATACCCCTCGTTTCACTCATTCGGCTTTAATACCCGAAGGTATGATACCAACGGGAGGCATCGTAGACGGTCCTGTATATACGTCCATATTCAACAGTCTCCGGGGAGTCAAACTGAATAACGAAGATACCTATTCTTCTTTCCAATCGGATTATATAGTATATCACGATGATATGGCCGATTATTCGACAAATGAACCTACCATGGACGGAACGGCTGCCCTATGCATTTATCTGGGGTATTTATCGCAACCACGTAAATAA
- a CDS encoding AMP-dependent synthetase/ligase: MKKQTLIDLFEESVKTYASNTFLMEKTGKVWTHTSYEETRQAVYRLGAGLVSLGVKPGDHIALLSEGRNAWIIGELAMFYAGAVNIPLSIKLEESNDLLFRLIHSDSRFIMISANQLPKLRKIKAQLPDIQKIIVMDEVPLEEREISLQQVYKAGDNYLENHKNDFFEISRSITNDTPATITYTSGTTADPKGIVLTHRNYTANVEQSLTLVDITPDYRTLIILPLDHCFAHVVGFYIFMSKGAQVATVQVGKSGIDTLKNIPVNIQEIKPHLILSVPALAKNFRKSIETNIRKQGKSVERLFNFALKCSYIYNKDGWSKGSGWTFMLKPLLALFDKILFTKVRDGMGGELKFFIGGGALLDKDLQDFYYAIGIPMYQGYGLSEATPVLSSNSPSRHKFGTSGSLVSPLEIKILDADGHELAPGEKGEIVVKGENVMAGYWKNDTATAETVKDGWLYTGDMGYMDKDNFLVVLGRFKSLLIGSDGEKYSPEGIEEAIVSHSPYIDQIILYNNQSSYTTALIVPNKDNLKRKVHAKWESTDGKKEAVQRILNTLNDFRKGGSCAGQFPERWLPASFAILPEPFTEQNQMVNSTMKIVRGKVESVYADRIAYLYTPEGKDVFNEQNYLSLK; encoded by the coding sequence ATGAAAAAACAGACCTTAATAGATCTTTTTGAAGAATCCGTAAAAACATACGCTTCAAATACCTTCCTGATGGAAAAAACAGGAAAAGTGTGGACCCATACTTCCTATGAAGAGACCCGCCAAGCGGTTTACAGGTTAGGAGCCGGACTTGTTTCTTTGGGAGTAAAACCGGGAGATCATATCGCTTTATTATCGGAAGGAAGAAATGCCTGGATCATAGGAGAACTGGCTATGTTCTATGCCGGAGCTGTAAACATCCCCTTATCTATCAAACTGGAAGAAAGCAACGACTTACTTTTTCGCCTTATTCATTCGGACTCCCGTTTTATTATGATATCGGCCAATCAATTGCCCAAACTACGCAAGATAAAAGCACAATTACCCGATATACAAAAAATCATAGTAATGGACGAGGTCCCACTGGAAGAACGGGAAATATCACTGCAACAAGTCTATAAAGCAGGAGATAATTATCTGGAAAACCACAAAAACGATTTTTTCGAAATAAGCCGGTCCATTACAAATGATACACCGGCCACTATAACCTATACATCAGGTACTACAGCCGATCCTAAAGGCATAGTCCTGACACATCGTAACTATACCGCCAACGTTGAACAATCGCTCACGCTGGTCGATATTACTCCGGACTACCGGACTCTCATCATCCTGCCCCTGGATCATTGCTTCGCCCATGTCGTAGGCTTTTATATCTTTATGTCCAAGGGTGCGCAAGTAGCAACCGTACAAGTGGGAAAATCGGGTATTGATACATTAAAGAACATACCCGTAAATATTCAGGAGATAAAGCCCCATCTCATTTTATCGGTCCCGGCACTGGCAAAGAATTTCAGAAAATCTATAGAAACCAATATCCGTAAACAAGGGAAAAGCGTGGAACGGCTTTTTAATTTCGCATTGAAATGTTCTTACATCTACAATAAAGACGGATGGAGCAAAGGCAGCGGATGGACATTCATGTTAAAGCCTCTTTTAGCTCTGTTCGATAAAATCCTTTTTACTAAAGTACGGGACGGAATGGGTGGAGAATTGAAATTTTTTATCGGAGGCGGTGCTCTTTTAGATAAAGACTTACAGGATTTCTATTATGCTATAGGCATTCCTATGTATCAGGGATACGGACTGTCCGAAGCGACTCCCGTACTTTCGTCCAACTCCCCATCCCGGCACAAGTTCGGTACATCCGGTTCTCTTGTCAGCCCTCTGGAAATTAAGATACTGGATGCAGACGGACACGAACTCGCACCCGGCGAGAAAGGAGAGATCGTGGTTAAAGGAGAAAACGTTATGGCCGGATACTGGAAAAACGATACGGCTACTGCTGAAACCGTAAAAGACGGATGGTTGTACACCGGAGACATGGGTTATATGGATAAAGATAATTTCCTCGTGGTTCTGGGCCGATTCAAAAGTTTGCTTATCGGCAGCGACGGAGAAAAATACAGTCCCGAAGGCATAGAAGAAGCAATCGTATCTCATTCGCCTTACATAGACCAAATCATATTATATAATAACCAGTCTTCCTACACTACTGCTTTGATCGTACCGAACAAAGATAACCTGAAACGAAAAGTCCATGCAAAATGGGAAAGTACTGATGGCAAAAAAGAAGCTGTTCAGCGCATATTGAACACGCTTAACGATTTCCGCAAAGGAGGGAGTTGTGCCGGACAATTTCCCGAACGCTGGTTGCCTGCCTCCTTTGCTATTCTGCCGGAACCTTTTACGGAACAGAACCAGATGGTTAACAGTACTATGAAAATAGTACGGGGAAAAGTAGAATCGGTATATGCCGACAGAATAGCCTATTTGTACACCCCGGAAGGTAAAGATGTTTTCAACGAACAAAATTATCTTTCGCTAAAATAA
- a CDS encoding putative signal transducing protein, with the protein MKEDKIVVYKKYASAVDANIEKGVLETNGVPCFLSNENISNLLPMTDIPTWQVSLSLFEKDVELADRILNSKPVEPLK; encoded by the coding sequence ATGAAAGAAGATAAAATTGTCGTTTACAAAAAGTACGCTTCGGCAGTGGACGCTAATATTGAGAAAGGAGTACTTGAAACTAACGGTGTTCCATGTTTTCTTTCCAATGAGAATATTTCTAATTTATTACCCATGACCGATATTCCCACTTGGCAGGTAAGTTTAAGTCTTTTTGAGAAGGATGTAGAACTGGCAGACAGAATCCTTAACAGCAAACCGGTTGAACCGTTGAAATAA
- a CDS encoding GNAT family N-acetyltransferase: MEAYKLTDNKDKKQYEFHIEGFTPKIEYIKNNNGEIYLTHTEVPDQLGGRGIGSELVKQVLENIEKQGLRLVPLCPFVAGYIQKHPEWKRIVMRGIKID; this comes from the coding sequence CTTACAAATTAACCGATAATAAAGATAAAAAACAATATGAATTTCATATAGAAGGTTTCACCCCGAAAATAGAATACATAAAAAACAATAACGGAGAAATATATCTTACCCATACCGAAGTTCCCGATCAACTAGGAGGTCGCGGTATAGGCAGCGAACTGGTAAAACAAGTGCTGGAAAACATCGAAAAGCAAGGATTGCGGCTGGTTCCACTCTGTCCTTTCGTAGCCGGTTATATACAAAAGCATCCCGAATGGAAGCGCATCGTTATGAGAGGGATTAAGATAGATTAA
- a CDS encoding porin gives MKILLRFLTALLFFIGTIVQANAVEPARSRLDSLITSLSGDDDEELTEILRNMPNIEVGRGISFKPKNESYKLTMRFRMQNMVGVELNKDFTATETEARVKRLRLRFDGYIYSPKLTYSIQLGFTPYDAKVLPNGNMNIVRDAMVYYVPSAVWNVGFGQTKIKANRARTNSSSALQFVDRSIVNSEFNLDRDFGFFGEFNKHLFGHFDLAARASVTLGEGRNWSSSKGSGLAYTGRLELFPLGRFKGLGDVQEGDFAREEKPKILFAGAYSFNDRALRVQGQNGAMLTGGRTRSLSSYFADFIFKYQGFAFYTDFMGRSCDTPVLYIPSPDEVEPGEPEFIYKGNGVNVQTSYLFRSNWEIALRNSTLLPDESVQSLVGYEYFNQSTIGVTKYLIGHTLKIQADASYNYKKMAADPDYNRWEFRFQVELGF, from the coding sequence ATGAAAATACTTCTCCGCTTTTTAACGGCACTATTATTTTTTATAGGAACTATTGTGCAGGCGAATGCTGTTGAACCTGCTCGTTCACGTCTTGATTCCCTTATTACTTCTTTATCGGGGGATGACGACGAGGAATTGACCGAGATACTTCGTAATATGCCGAATATAGAGGTAGGTAGAGGAATTTCATTTAAACCGAAAAACGAGAGCTATAAACTTACTATGCGTTTTCGTATGCAGAACATGGTGGGAGTAGAGCTGAATAAAGATTTTACTGCTACCGAGACCGAAGCGCGTGTAAAACGTCTGCGTTTACGCTTTGACGGTTACATATATTCTCCTAAGCTTACTTATTCTATTCAGTTGGGTTTTACCCCTTATGATGCGAAAGTATTGCCGAACGGGAATATGAATATCGTTCGGGATGCCATGGTATATTATGTTCCGTCGGCCGTTTGGAATGTTGGATTCGGACAGACGAAGATCAAAGCCAACAGGGCCCGTACCAATTCTTCCAGTGCCTTACAGTTTGTTGACCGTTCTATCGTAAATTCCGAATTTAATCTCGACAGGGATTTCGGTTTTTTCGGAGAGTTTAATAAACATTTGTTCGGTCATTTCGACTTGGCGGCCCGTGCCTCGGTTACATTGGGGGAAGGACGGAACTGGAGTTCTTCCAAAGGTAGCGGTCTGGCTTATACAGGACGTCTGGAACTTTTCCCTCTGGGACGTTTTAAAGGTCTGGGAGACGTGCAGGAAGGTGATTTTGCACGGGAAGAAAAACCGAAGATACTTTTTGCGGGAGCTTATAGTTTTAATGACAGGGCTTTGCGTGTTCAGGGACAGAATGGCGCTATGTTGACAGGCGGCCGAACGCGCAGTCTGTCTTCTTATTTTGCCGATTTTATCTTTAAATACCAAGGATTTGCTTTTTATACCGACTTTATGGGACGTTCGTGCGATACGCCAGTTCTTTATATTCCTTCTCCCGACGAGGTAGAGCCGGGAGAACCTGAATTTATATATAAAGGAAACGGTGTGAACGTACAAACCAGTTATCTTTTTCGCTCTAATTGGGAAATAGCTTTACGCAATTCAACTTTGTTACCAGACGAATCTGTACAATCATTGGTCGGATATGAATATTTCAATCAGTCTACCATAGGTGTTACCAAATATCTCATCGGTCATACATTGAAAATACAGGCCGATGCCTCTTACAATTATAAGAAAATGGCAGCCGATCCTGACTATAACCGTTGGGAATTCCGGTTTCAGGTAGAGTTAGGATTCTGA